In Zingiber officinale cultivar Zhangliang chromosome 3B, Zo_v1.1, whole genome shotgun sequence, a single window of DNA contains:
- the LOC122054738 gene encoding probable serine/threonine-protein kinase PBL18: protein MARPATSGDDEVNTTRQLGDLFFYYYSSFLLNHRRIQTRLEREGREPKTNAIAKTIEMFPSPSNRIGPLPIYTRYANRIGPLFYRIGLLFGAGVTGLISSAALLPPPLTSTAAPILCFRSMCRSRAATEALEPGSRSRSGASAAASTAPPSAYASASLNGTSTDPGGRPLRRPLNSATSSSSHAFTSSSSSALSLASVRSSLPEVPGLYPFSEVCAATNNFLFKRLPGAASSAWRCNLRGRDVVVIQKSLRRQREDLAARLAALGRSHHSSLARLLGASSADEYVYLVYEYVHGARLADCLRNARNPGFTPLASWISRVLVAVDVAQGLEYIHHHSSAASGVHNRVTSSDIIVTEPDFRAKICHFGAADLAGEISDPLEEQVGEITPIPSPRRKGQGERQKHIEGTRGYMAPEVISGAPVSRRSDVFSFGIVLLELLSGEEPFKYRYDKERKEFDVVSLIDTARKAMGADDDDDEEDRWGRIRRWMDRRLRDSFPVDAAQKLIRVALRCVETEPAARPEMTWVAGKVSKAFLESKVWAERVRVPTDFSVSMTPR from the exons ATGGCGCGACCAGCGACCAGCGGCGATGACGAAGTCAACACAACGAGGCAGCTAGGAGACCTCTTCTTCTACTACTATTCCTCCTTCCTACTCAACCACCGAAGGATCCAGACGAGGTTGGAACGGGAAGGGCGTGAACCGAAGACAAATGCGATAGCGAAAACGATTGAG ATGTTCCCGTCTCCATCCAATCGAATTGGGCCTTTACCTATTTATACACGGTACGCGAACCGAATCGGCCCATTATTTTACCGCATCGGCCTCCTCTTCGGCGCTGGCGTCACCGGCCTTATCTCCTCTGCAGCCCTTCTACCACCGCCGTTAACTTCCACCGCCGCCCCGATCCTATGTTTCCGCTCAATGTGCAGGTCTCGGGCCGCCACCGAGGCATTGGAACCTGGATCCAGGAGTAGATCGGGAGCCAGCGCCGCCGCCTCCACTGCGCCTCCCTCCGCCTACGCCTCCGCTTCCTTGAACGGAACTTCCACCGATCCAGGCGGCCGACCTCTCCGCCGACCCCTTAATTCCGCTACTTCATCCTCTTCTCACGCTTTCacatcctcctcttcctccgccCTCAGCCTCGCCTCCGTCCGCTCGTCCCTGCCGGAGGTTCCTGGCCTCTACCCCTTCTCGGAGGTCTGCGCCGCCACCAACAACTTCCTCTTCAAGCGCCTCCCTGGTGCCGCCTCCTCCGCCTGGCGCTGTAACCTCCGCGGCCGGGACGTCGTCGTCATCCAGAAATCCCTCCGCCGCCAGCGAGAGGACCTCGCCGCCCGTCTTGCCGCCCTGGGTAGATCCCACCACAGCAGCCTCGCTCGCCTTCTCGGCGCATCCTCCGCGGACGAATACGTCTACCTCGTCTACGAGTACGTTCACGGCGCTAGACTCGCCGATTGCCTTCGCAACGCGCGGAACCCTGGCTTCACTCCGCTCGCCTCCTGGATCTCCCGAGTTCTGGTTGCGGTCGACGTCGCTCAAGGCCTCGAGTACATCCACCATCACTCCTCGGCGGCCTCCGGAGTCCATAATCGGGTCACTAGCTCCGACATCATCGTCACCGAACCCGATTTCCGCGCCAAGATCTGCCATTTCGGCGCTGCGGATCTCGCAGGGGAGATTTCCGATCCCCTCGAGGAACAAGTAGGCGAAATTACCCCAATTCCCTCGCCGAGGAGAAAAGGGCAGGGTGAGCGGCAGAAGCACATTGAAGGAACACGGGGGTACATGGCGCCTGAGGTGATCTCCGGCGCACCCGTCTCCCGTCGGTCCGACGTGTTCTCCTTTGGAATTGTACTCCTGGAGCTGCTTTCCGGCGAGGAGCCGTTCAAGTACAGGTACGACAAGGAACGGAAGGAGTTCGACGTAGTCTCCCTGATCGACACGGCGCGGAAGGCGATGGGGGcagacgacgacgacgatgaaGAGGATCGGTGGGGGCGGATACGGAGGTGGATGGACCGGCGGTTGCGGGACTCGTTCCCGGTGGATGCGGCGCAGAAGCTGATCCGGGTGGCGCTACGGTGCGTGGAGACGGAACCGGCGGCGCGGCCGGAGATGACGTGGGTGGCCGGGAAGGTATCGAAGGCGTTCCTTGAATCGAAGGTGTGGGCCGAGAGGGTTAGGGTTCCGACCGACTTCTCGGTGTCGATGACTCCGCGGTAA
- the LOC122056114 gene encoding serine/threonine-protein kinase PCRK1-like, with product MNCFSIRNEATKGVDSQARMSGSIRSNSTTSTEHDMRRSGSEFNSGDVTDISSGSMGRSHYPSFSQKPNNLRVFTFSELRNATRNFSRSLMVGEGGFGCVYKGAIKSLEDQNSNIEIAVKQLNRKGVQGHKEWLTEVNVLGVLEHPNLVKLVGYCAEDDERGIQRLLVYEYMPNRSVDDHLSNRSRTTLSWPMRLRVALDAARGLAYLHEEMEFQIIFRDFKTSNILLDKDWKAKLSDFGMARQGPTEGITHVSTAVVGTLGYAAPEYLQTGRLTSKSDVWSYGVVLYELVTGRRPIDRNRPRGEQKLLEWVKPYITDAKKLRIIMDTKLQDDYSLKSATRLVYVANRCLVRLPKSRPKMSEVVEMLRQIVGDAEVTAPQAPLRSSEEKTTLEKKKGIKRAMGDRKMCESLGLGCHGWMLKLVKTH from the exons ATGAATTGCTTCTCGATCCGAAATGAAGCCACTAAGGGGGTGGACTCCCAGGCTAGGATGTCTGGGTCAATTCGGTCTAATAGCACCACATCTACTGAGCATGACATGAGGAGGTCAGGATCTGAGTTCAACTCTGGGGATGTTACTGATATCAGCTCTGGCTCAATGGGAAGGTCACATTATCCCAGTTTCTCCCAGAAACCGAACAATCTCAGAGTGTTCACGTTTTCAGAACTGAGGAATGCCACAAGAAACTTTAGCAGGTCGCTAATGGTTGGGGAAGGTGGTTTCGGATGTGTTTATAAGGGGGCAATCAAGAGCCTTGAAGACCAAAATTCTAATATTGAAATTGCAGTTAAGCAACTAAATCGCAAGGGAGTGCAG GGACACAAAGAATGGTTGACAGAAGTTAATGTTCTCGGGGTGCTTGAACATCCGAATCTGGTCAAACTTGTGGGCTATTGTGCTGAGGATGATGAAAGGGGAATACAACGTCTTCTTGTGTATGAATACATGCCAAATAGAAGTGTGGATGATCATTTATCGAATCGATCTAGGACAACACTTTCTTGGCCCATGCGATTAAGAGTGGCTCTTGATGCTGCTCGCGGCTTGGCCTACTTGCATGAAGAAATGGAGTTTCAG ATTATTTTTCGCGATTTCAAAACTTCCAACATTCTCTTGGATAAGGACTGGAAAGCAAAATTGTCTGACTTTGGAATGGCTAGACAGGGACCAACAGAGGGAATAACTCATGTTTCGACTGCA GTGGTAGGAACTTTGGGCTATGCAGCTCCGGAGTACCTGCAAACTGGCCGCCTGACTTCGAAGAGCGACGTATGGAGCTACGGAGTCGTCCTCTATGAACTCGTCACCGGCAGGCGACCGATCGACAGAAACCGTCCCAGAGGCGAACAAAAGCTCTTGGAGTGGGTCAAGCCATACATAACCGATGCCAAGAAGTTGCGCATAATCATGGACACAAAGCTACAAGACGACTACTCTCTCAAGTCCGCGACGAGGCTCGTTTACGTGGCGAACCGCTGCCTCGTGCGGCTGCCCAAGTCGAGGCCCAAGATGAGCGAGGTGGTGGAGATGCTGCGGCAAATTGTGGGGGACGCAGAGGTCACGGCTCCGCAAGCACCTTTAAGGAGTTCAGAAGAGAAGACCACGCTGGAGAAAAAGAAGGGCATCAAGAGGGCTATGGGGGATCGGAAAATGTGCGAAAGCCTGGGTTTGGGGTGCCACGGATGGATGCTCAAGCTTGTGAAGACCCATTGA